In the genome of Streptomyces sp. Tu 3180, the window GGGCGGCCCGGGCTCGGGGACGGGGGAAGTGGTCGTGGTCACGCGTGCCTCCAGCCTCCGCGCCAGATGCGTCACATCAGGGGTGATCGGGACCCGGGGCCGGGACCCGACGGGTCATGAGAAGAGCCGCCGCCAGGTCTCCGGGCCCGGGTGGCCGTCCGCCGCGCCGCCGCGCCAGCCCTGGGCGCGCTGGAAGGCCTCCACGCCGCGGCGGTGCGCCTCGCTCCAGCGCGGCCCCGGCTCCTGCGTGAAGTACCGGCCGAACCCCTTCTCCACCAGCCGCCGCCCCAGCCGGGCGACATGGGCGTTGTCGGCGCCGGGCCGCAGCAGCGCCCGGCCCGGATAGCCCGGCACCCCGTGCGAGGAGGGCGGGGCGGGCGGGGCGGACCTTCCGGCCGGGATGTCCCTGCCCCCGCCGGTCACCAGCAGGTCCCAGGTCAGCGGTCCCGGCAGCCCGTCCGCGGCGGCGCCCCGCCAGCCCTGGGCCTGCTGGAACGCCCGGGTCGCCCTGCGGTCCGCGTCCGTCCAGCGCGGTCCGGGGCCGACGGCGTAGAAGCGGGCCCCGCCGCGGCCGGCGAGCATCCGGCCGAGCTCGGTGACGTACCGGTTGTGGGCCCCGGGGCCGAAATACGCCGCTCCGGGGAACGGGGTCCGCACCGGTGCGGCGGGCGGCCGCGCGGCCTGCGGCCCGGGGCCCGCCGTCCCCTCGGCCACGCCCCTGTAGCGGTACGGGACGTAGCGCGCGGAGTGGTGCCAGTAGGCGTACGGGGTGGTCGTGCGGCGGGTCCGCGGGCGGGTCTGCTCGTAGGCCACGTAGGCGGTGCGCCCCGCGTTCGCCCAGCCGCCGAAGAGGACGACGTGGGACTCCCCGAAGGGGTCGGCCTGATTGTGGAACAGCAATGCGTCACCCGGCCGGAGTTCGTCCTTGGTGATTTTCTCCGCGTACTTCACGAGGCTGCCGGTCCATTCGTTCCCGGGCAGGCCCCACGCCATCGAGACATAACCCGAACAGTCCTGCCGGTAACCGTCCGACCAGTACGCGGACGTGCTGTACGGAACCCTTTCGGCGACCCATTTCCGGGCCCGTTCGACGATGGCCTCGCGGGTGGTCGCGGGCGCCCGGGCCGGGATCGCGGGCGGGGCCGCCCGACCGCCGGGGCCGTGCAGCGGAGCCCGCGGGCCCTGGGGGGTATCGGGCTCGTCACCTGCGAGAACGCGAGGAACGGCCGGGGCGGCCGGTGATCCGGCGGCGTGCGGGGCGGCGAGGGCGGGCGCCGCGTGCGCGCCGATCGCCGTGGCCGCCGCGGCGGCCACGGCCAGGGTCCGGTTCGCCGCCGGATGGCCGACGGAGCGGCCGGCCGGGGAATGCGGCAGCACGCGGCGCCAGTGCACACAACCGGGGCAGTCGCAGTCGCCCGCCGGATCGAATTCCTCGAATACCGGTGACCTCATGCGTCGCCCCTCACACTGTCGTCGAAAAACTCCGCGCCTGCGCACGACGGCAGTTTCGCAACTGTCTTCGTCACGCGCATGTTGACGGTCCGAACGATGTACGCGCGGCGGGCCGGCCGGGGGACGGCGTCCCCCGGGCGCCGCTCCCCGGGGCCGCGCCGGCGCCGGTGGTCGGGAGCACCCTCCGGGGTCCTGTAAGGTTGGGGTGTCAGCGCGCGCCGCTAGCTCAGTTGGTTAGAGCAGCTGACTCTTAATCAGCGGGTCCGGGGTTCGAGTCCCTGGCGGCGCACCGACAGGACGGGCTCCTCGTGCAGACGAGGGGCCCGTCGTTTTTTGGCCGGATCCCCTCTCGTGCCCATTGAGCGGATTCCCCTCGCCGCACGTACGGAACACCGGCCCCGCGCGCCTCCCCCAGAGGCCACAATGGACGCGTATGACCGGTGTACACCGTGTTTCGCACCTTGCGATCATGATGAGCACCGTAGAACCTGGGTTCTTCGAGTTGCTGCGGGTTCGCGGCGGTTGAGGGGGGCAGGAAACCGGTTGCCACGGCGCGGGGCGAGGGCCCCGTCCGCGGAGCGGTGCCGAGGGGGCATCATGCAACCGGAAGAGCGCTGTGCCATGTCTATAAGGTGTGGGTGACGTGGAGACAGCGGTTCACCACTGATACGTCCGTGAGGGGCGAGGGGGCCCGGACCGGACGGAAGGAAGCGACGAAACACGCGGCGGTGCCGCGTGTGGGGGGATGACTCATGACGTCGACACCGACGGGCGCCCGGAGGGACGACGACCCGTCCCAGACCACCCAGCTGAGGGTGCCCGCCCATCGGAACTGGAACACGGGCGCGTTCCGCCGGATCAAGAAGACGCTGCCGAAATACGACTACGAGCACTACAGCCGGCTCGCGGGGCCCCTCACCCAGCCGGACCCGAACAGGCCGTACAAGGTCCAGTACCGCTCGCTGATCTCGCAGGAGCCGCACCGCATACGCATCGCGCTGATGCTGGCCGCGGCCCCGGTGCTGTCGCTGGTGCTGCTGGTGTGGCTGCTGCAGCCCTCGCACTGGACCGAGCGCGACTACCCGGCGTTCGAGTGGCTGCCCGCCCTCGACGTCGTCATGCTCGTCTCGATCGGCCTGATCGAGTTCTTCCGCTGCATGAACGTGCTGTCGAACGCGCACGCCACCCTGGTCGCCCGCGACCCGATCCCGGTGGTGCCCGAGACCGGCACCCGCGTGGCCTTCCTCACCTCCTTCGTGCCCGGCAAGGAGCCGCTGGAGATGGTGACGAGGACCCTGGAGGCGGCCGTCAGGATCCGCCACCGCGGTCTGATGCACGTCTGGCTGCTCG includes:
- a CDS encoding peptidoglycan-binding protein gives rise to the protein MRSPVFEEFDPAGDCDCPGCVHWRRVLPHSPAGRSVGHPAANRTLAVAAAAATAIGAHAAPALAAPHAAGSPAAPAVPRVLAGDEPDTPQGPRAPLHGPGGRAAPPAIPARAPATTREAIVERARKWVAERVPYSTSAYWSDGYRQDCSGYVSMAWGLPGNEWTGSLVKYAEKITKDELRPGDALLFHNQADPFGESHVVLFGGWANAGRTAYVAYEQTRPRTRRTTTPYAYWHHSARYVPYRYRGVAEGTAGPGPQAARPPAAPVRTPFPGAAYFGPGAHNRYVTELGRMLAGRGGARFYAVGPGPRWTDADRRATRAFQQAQGWRGAAADGLPGPLTWDLLVTGGGRDIPAGRSAPPAPPSSHGVPGYPGRALLRPGADNAHVARLGRRLVEKGFGRYFTQEPGPRWSEAHRRGVEAFQRAQGWRGGAADGHPGPETWRRLFS